Below is a genomic region from Silurus meridionalis isolate SWU-2019-XX chromosome 1, ASM1480568v1, whole genome shotgun sequence.
caagCAGAGTTATTATACgctattatttttaaacatgcagtattccacactctttattcgcaggttacaaaaaatatattggaATAGTTATAAGCATCCCTCATGAAGCAGTTGTTCTCTTTCAGGTTGGTCATGTGCAAAAAGTATCTCTGGTGCCAGGGAAATTGCATGAAATGAAGACCCTCAGTCTGAAGCCTTTGCTCTTTGGTAATTATCTGTACCTGCTTTTGTTTGGAGTTTAACATCTGGTTAACACAGACTTGTGCATGATACAAATGTCATGTtgatgtctttgtgtgtgtttgtgtatatttagaAATTCCTGGTTTTCTCTCTGAGAGAGAATGCGCGGTGGTGATGCGCTTGGCTCAGCTGAAGGGCCTGGTGGAAAGTCAAGTCATGGTACCCGAGGGACAGGAAGAGCTCAGTCAGCAGCTCAACCTCAGTGCGGAAGAGATCTTCCATTTGCTTGACCTCAATCAGGATGGCCAGCTGCAGCCACATGAGGTGTGTGGGTGTTtctgttagtgagtgtgtgcgagtttatattaatttgtaCTTGTTTATGATACAGTAGGCAGATGCAGTGTTTATCACTGAAAAGATATGCTATCCACATGCTGTCCCTGTTGTAGATTTTAACACATTCCAGAGTGAGAGATGGTATCTGGCTGACTCCTGAGAACCTCAGAGAGATCTACGCTGGCCTCAAGGTGGACCAGGATGGCAATGGTAAAGACTAAGGTTATTTGTAGTGGATTCCTACACTAGACTTTAAAAGAGGTTCATTTTTTATACAaccattttgtttgtgtgtctacaGTATTTCTTGTGACACTGAGTTCTCACAAGGACTAGAGAGTGTACCAGTATGCTATGCATGAGAAAACTCCAATTAGAATTGCTGGGGGCTACAGATTATATATtccttatttacatttaaggcacACTTAAAGATCTGTAGGACATATAAAAATTAGGttggcaattaaaaaaaaaccttttgggTTTTGAGACTTTCTTTATTATTGCTAACATACACAGCTGCTGCTGAAATTGGCAataaaagtacatttgaagaaTTGTACCTTAACTATTAGCCAATTAAGaatggctttttttctttctttttttgagaGTACCAAGTGATTGTAATGTAACTTtcacatgtttattattttactattcACATTGCGTAGTAAAGGGTCAACTAAGAACTAAAGGTCCATGTTAAAAAAAGTCATCTTAATTCTGTATCAGTTTTAAGTGTTTATTGTTATGTTGTGAAAGAAAGCATTAAAGGAAATGGTCTCTGTTTAATGTATGCTTAGGTTTATTGAGTATAGAGGAGTTTGGGCAGTTGAGCAGTGACGCATTCCAGCGCTTCCTGTATCAGCGAGGGGTGAACAGAAATCAGTTAGTGAGGAACAGCAGACACACGTGGCTCTACCAGGGTCAGGGAGCACACCAGGTTCTTAGAGACCTCCGCAACAGGTATTCATTAAAGTGTTTGGGTTATCCTTTTACCTACTTTACCTACTTCTTTCCTTTAACAcccatttaatttgtttatttagagtCACACGTTTAACAAGGCTTCCATCTGCATTAGTGGAGTTGAGCGAACCTCTTCAGGTGGTGCGTTATGAACAAGGTGGGCATTACCATGCTCATCATGACAGTGGGCCAGTTTACCCTGAAacaacctgcacacacactcaccccacTGTCAACTCCTCATCGCCGTTCCAGACTTCCTGCAGGTGAGCCAAACGCGATCTGGAGTTTTTAAGTTAAAACAAGTGCCTATACAGATTTACTGACAAatgtacagtggggcaaaaaagtatttagtcagccaccaattgtgcaagttctcccacttaaaaagatgagagaggcctgtaatgtTCATCAtaagtacacttcaactatgagagacatcATCTCAAAATCCtgaaaatcaaatattttaagaatttatttgcaaattgaaaataagtatttggtcacctacaaaaaagcaagatttctggcttcTTTTTTAGGAGGATcttctgtcctccacttgttacctgaatttaatggcacctgtttgaactcgtttaaaagacacctgtccacaacctcaaacagtcagacccCAAACTCCattatggccaagaccaaagagctgtcaaaggacaccagaaacagaATTGTAgtcctgcaccaggctgggaagaccgaatctgcaataggtaagcagcttggtgtggagAAATTAACTGtaggagcaattattagaaaatataagacatacaagaccactgataatctcccccTTAATCTGGGGCTCCACACAAGATCTCACcacgtggggtcaaaatgatcacaagattGGTGAGCAAAAATtccagaaccacacggggggacctagtgaatgacctgcagagagctgggaccaaagtaacaaaggctaccatcagtaacacactacgctgCCAGgaactcaaatcctgcagtgccagacgtgtccccctgcttaagccagtacatgtccgggcccatctgaagtttgctagagatcatttggatgatccagaagaggattgggagaatgtcctatggtcagatgagaccaaaatagaacttcttggtaaaaactcaacttgtcgtttttagaggagaaagaatgctgagttgcatccaaagaactccatacctactgtgaagcatgggggtagAAACGTCATGcttttggggctgtttttctgcaaagggacgaGGAAGACTAatccgtgtaaaggaaagaatgaatggggacATGAATCGTAAGATTTTAAGTGAAAACCATCAgtaagggcattgaagatgaaacgtggctgggtctttcagcatgacaatgatcccaaacacaccgtccgggcaacgaaggagtggctacgtaagaagcatttcaatgtcctggagtggcctagccagtctccagatctcaaccccatagaaaatctttggagggagttgaaaatctgtGTTGCTCAgcaacagccccaaaacatgactgctctagaggagatctgcatggagcaatatgccaaactaccagcaacagtgtgtaaaaaacttgtggagacttacagaaaacgtttgacctctgtcattgccaacaaaaggtatataacaaagtattgagataaacttttgttattgagcaaatacttattttccaccataatttgcaaataaactctttaaaaatcaaacaatgtgattttctggattttttttttctcattttgtgtctcatagttgaagtgtacctatgatgaaaattacaggcctctctcatctttttaagtgggagaacttgcacaattggtggctgactaaatacttttttgccccactggaTATAACATGAGGTTTAACACATTAATTTGGTTAAGGGGAGAAAGGAATCTGTTCTAggaaaataatgattataaaaagaaaattcatgCTTTTTGGACCACTGCAGACCCCTGTGCTCCAAATcattatgcttgcccattttttaaGCTCCTAACATAtaaactttgaggacaaaatggttacttgctgcctaaaatatcagggtgctatgatgaagagataatcagtgtttcaCTTCACGTCACCTGTCATGaggttataatgtcataatgttatgcctgtttggTGTATATGCAAGTGTGTAccaacattttatgttttataattttaggTACATTACTGTACTGTTTTATCTGAACACGGTGGAGGAAGGAGGAGAAACCACTTTTCCTGTAGCAGACAACAGAACCTATGACGAAGTGGTGAGTTTTGCTTAGTTAACTTTTACGTATTCCTTGTATTTTGCACTGATCTGATTATTGCACAGTGCACTGATCCAAAGTTTAAACAGCAACTCAAaaaacctttgtgtgtgtgtgtgtgtgtgtgtgtgtgtgtgtgtgtgtgtgtgtgtgtgtgtgtgtgtgtgtgtgttgtttttcagTCTCTTATACAAGACAATGTTGATTTGTTGGACACAAGAAAGCACTGTGATAAAGGGAACCTGAGAGTGAAGCCTACAATGGGCAAAGCAGTTTTCTGGTACAACTATCTGTCTGATGGAAATGGTAAGAACGAAGAATGGCGGTTTTGTGTCTATAGTCTGCTGCATATCTGCCTAACATCCATATTTCTTTTGGTCTAGTTTTACATGGAAAAGGTggattaataaaatgattatattttagCCATGTTCAAATCCatcacattttgtttaaaagatGTTGAGTGCACTTCTCTGAAAAGGATACAGCATGCTTAAATGGTCAGTAGAAATAACCTAAGGTAATATATATCTTATTTGAATTGACATATCAGTAAAGATTCATCTGGGATAACACACAGCAGCAATTTTCTCATATACTGCAGAAACCAAAAGGAATTCAAGTATTAACcagttttttaattttgaaataattttttactgaTGCCATTTAAGAATAACGTCATAAAGACTGAACTAACAGGAGATTTAGAATTATTTagaattctcgctttgtcttagcatttttttatcggttatgtcgattcttttatgtcgccgaaccctgatatctcgagcacaaggggggaaaatttgccatttaacgtcggttatctcggtgcagccgcaaaagaactcgcggaagtggcggaaaaatcaagtcttcacgtaccgggatacacatgagcgataacaacgaccgccgtgaaccaacatataccaacaataacggacagtgagagtgtggaagtttaaataggagctggtgatgatgctaaacgagcaccatatgtgcgcgattgagcggagcttcagagaaagcggccgaaagcacctgacacgctgaaggggccgaaggggcgtggcaggtggattcctgacagataaacatgtactgtatgtatttttatagcatgccttcatcaaacaaatcgcggcaacgctgttgtgtaaaaaaccctctaaaaacacgtgcatgcacattctcatttattaacgcacatcatgtacatcatgtacataaagaaattttaagcacgttaatatattgccgccattttgattttcgtttatctcgatcatcggttacctcgatgctttttggcgaccccctaggacatcaacataaccgggttccactgtgtgtgtgtgtgtatatatatatatatatatatatatatatatatatatatatatatatatatatatatatatatatatatatatatatatatatgtgtgtatgtatgtacactgTACTGTGGAATGTACTAtactgtgctgtgtgtttaaCCCTTTAGGCTGGGTGGGTGAACAGGATGAGTATGCACTACATGGAGGTTGTGTTGTCACTCGAGGGGTAAAATGGATCGCCAACAACTGGATCAATGTTGACCCAGACTACCAACGGCAAGCCCGGTACGAGCAGCTCATGTCTCAGCAGCCAGAACCTCAGGATCAGCagcacacagatacacaccagGACCTGTAACAACATGTGTGTATTTTACAAGATTTGGAGTACCCATGCGTCTGTTTGtccacaaacacagacacaggagGATCGGTagagcacgcacacacaggcaTGCACAAGCATATACAGAAACACTGTGCTGGATCATGCACCTGGAGATACACAAAGAATGATATGTATGGACCAACatgcatataaatgtaaatttacatttatatgtcattaaaaataattattgggACACAGGGATACAAATAATACTTGCACATGTGGTACATGGTACTTTGTAgagtatttaatttatttcatccaatatttattaacattttaaaaattatgttatgtagagagagagagagagagagagagacacatttattttatgcttGTTTCAGTGcttaccaaaaaaaaactaatttcccCCAATTTATTATCATCTGACCATTACattgaaaaaaatctatagtGAATTTAATTCACAAAGCTTATTTAGATACACAGAATTATAATCACATACACTGTGCATATCCATCCAATATTTAGGAGTTCAAGCAAGCTAACTAACATAATGGCACACTAGCTTGAGAAAGACTTGTGTGTCACACCAGTGAAATATTACCAAACAATACCATATTTaattacactacacattacataatgtacagcatttattttgttatatgcTGCTAAGATTCTGAATGGATCACACAATTGCTGTGTCACTCTTTAGACTCAATTATTGtactttaataatattaaacattctatttaaattaaaatagaatCCTAAAGAACACAGACGGTCCTTAATATTGCTGTAGTGAAGTTTGCATATGGTTAGACCCCTGATGCTCAAATGCATGTAGAAACACACTTGCTCATAAAGATACATTCAGTTATAAACAGTGAATTAGCTGTAACTTAACATTACTAATAGACTTAGCATTTAATTCTTCAGAATGAAGTAATTACCAACATTTACTGTACAAGTGGCAGCTCATCAATAGCACCAGGTGGGGCAGAGCCCAACATATATTAACTGTTCCACAAATctttatacagtggaaccccattgtacgagcataattagttcttgaaaattgcttgtgtccatttgcttgtatgttcgaactgattttccccataggaatgaatgtaaaagtgatttaatccgttccgagacctcattcgatggcttatttctgcactttaaaactatttgtagcctatttttaaaaacaaatacaccgcaaatgaccgtaatataaacataatttaacacttactcgtgatagtggttgattgcgagtgtgagacacgCACTACGCTCGTAaactcctcggtttccatggtaattctatttactttcgttttcacagcaccatcactgattttcttgggagacatttttcaagatttctagtgaaataaaaatataaaactaaaaaaagttactgtgggagagcgtatgaatgCGGGAATAAGGAATgccacaacaggtcaggtgcaaaggcttcacatccacttttatttgttttttttttgtgtcggtctgcttagtgccccacgcagcacgtcttaggcgcgcacacacacacacgctctcctccttaaatgcaccctccgatgacttgaaaagagagaacaatcattaggtcacattaacttcaggtgaatcccctgcctatctgctcccggacctGCCCTCTATTCACAAACCGCGCTcagccacgcccccgctgccacagttacgtttttgctgcactgaacaatgagagcgaccgagtgatacgtcatcaactaagcgactgatgtgGCCCTCCGCCGAAACGGgaaaccggcagcgtgggtttgctcgtgcttTCGAAATTTGCTCATGAAACGGTAAAATTATGCGAGCgaggttgctcgtatctccgtttgctcgtactataggttgctcgtacaacggggttccactgtagttgcAATTcacaaaatcatacatttaaaattcttatgaaatagtaattaaatattttaaacaatctaTGATATTGAGGAAATGGGTAGATACAGTCCCCAAAAAGAGTATTGGGTTAGAGTTATCAAggccaagatttttttttttttatgtaatacaCTGAAGACTAATAGATTTCCCCTGATTTGAAAGGATGTGATTAACGAGTTTAGTCTACATATTAATATAGCTAACTTTGTAATACTAGGTTGTGAATGTCTTttaaaatgcttctttttttttttttttgtaaacatacGCTATTATTAATAcgcattattatttctttctttccttctttttattgtatttctttttgctgtttgtctgtAAGGGTGCTGGGGTGGTAGCTCTTAGGGCACTCCAAGATGTGTATGTTTACTCATTGAATGTCTATCGAAGTCTTGTCAACTCTAATACTAACTATTACAGGTTTAATGTCATCCTGCCCCACCATGGTCTATAGTCAAAAGCCACTGTACTTCAGTGTAACCAGAGCAGCATGTTTATATCGCTGAGTAGATTGtccaatttatttttgtgatttctTAGATTTCTAAGAAATCTAAAACCTAGGTAGGTTTTACAATCTATTTAAAATTTACTGTAGAAAATACAGTCGGCCTTAAAATTCCCTTTGCTCAGGGATAAAGTCAACAAAACTGAACCAAAAATCAAGTTTTAGTAAGGTGCCCACCCTTATGTATACGATTTCCAAACAGATACCATTTATAGCAGCGCAcagcaaataaaatgcatgtacacactcacactagcaCACATCCAGAGACACACATGTTCTTACGTTTTATACAAACAGAGTCATTTACTAGCATGAGGTTAACATCCTGTGTCCCACATTCAGAACTGAGTCAAGCTTTACCTAACAGTTCCCAAGGTCCAGACAGGCACCATAGACATTAGATTGAATTCAGGGACAAGAGCCTTGATATTTATGCAATGAAAGGCAAGATGATGTTTCGTTACTGTTACGTTTTTTTAGAACATGGttctcaagaaaaaaaaaaagagtttgtaAAGCATATCAAGACAgtgaatttttgtttgtttgtttgtttgtttgttttttacttcaGGAAAGCTGGGAATTTGTTAttgaatggctttttttttttccagacctcAATAACTTTAGGAACCCAAGTCCTTTTTGGTGTaaaaatcacaaataagaaGCTCTAAGGCATTAATAAGTAGACAAAGTATAATTGCACATAATAAATCTGGACTAAGGGGTCCActaaatttattttacagataaAGGAACTCCTGGctgcaaaaaaaattgagaaCCAATGCTGTAGAACACTGAAAgcaccattatttatttatttgttaatttatttattggaaTGCAgccatattttataatatttgtttacatatttatgcaCTACAATACCTCCTAAGGAGTGTGAAAGAATGTTCACTTGAGTTTTCACTGGATAAAAGGGATTCAGTACATATTTGCTTTTACATCCAGTTGAGAAAACAGATGTCATTAGCCTCAGTTGGCATTAGTTTTATGTTTTGAGTCGATTATTCAGTTTAAACTTGTTACCTAAGATGTGTGATAATATGTGTGGTCCAACACTACATCTCAGCTGACATGATCTGCATCTTACATCTGTTTGATCAACGCATGTCTAAACTAATGCTTGAACAAACTCATACACTGTACAGGGGTTGTgattatttattcttatttatttaatcagccTTGAAGTTTATTTCACTTGCATCCAAGGCCAGCTCTATTCAcgtgttatttattgtaattatagcATCGCTGCAATGTTTTCAGAAGTCACTAAATGTAAGCAgtcagtcattttatttaatcatatatGATGTTaatttttgaaataataaagataaatataaatgaaaaatgatgTGCCTTTTCTAATAAGTTAATGTTATGCATTATTAACATGCTAAAAAAATCTAAGACCTAGTTATCCATACACATGTATTTGACAAGTACACAAAGcagaaaaacatgcaggtatAAAGTTCATAGTGGTAGcaccactttgtgtgtgtgtgtgtgtgtgtgtgggtgtgtgtctgtgtctgtgtctgtgtctgtgtgtgagtatgagagtgAGCAGCAGAAACAGATTGCTGCAGATGTAATTCACTGTAGTTAATATCTCAGAGTCTGGTGTTGCTCATACActgaaatgacaaataaaaaatgttcattagtgtttgattataaaatgtgttttacagtGTATTTGCACATGTATAGTCAAGTGCACAGGTTTATAAACAGGATATTAATTGAAAGAAAACAGGCACGGTCTTTTCAATAGTAACAGTAAGCAAATAAAAATGGTAAGTAAGGAAACCCTACTGTAAAACTTCTTTgatgctgctc
It encodes:
- the p4htmb gene encoding transmembrane prolyl 4-hydroxylase, producing MAGRMTEAVEHAEEDDNGRSTFPPPLSHRERFPVQKNNVCSRSYFVVVMVFFHVYILNVIALLLYVHYNTGSDPGAASGTEFSSRTRVAEAAVQPASHNHLPRIEGIRVGHVQKVSLVPGKLHEMKTLSLKPLLFEIPGFLSERECAVVMRLAQLKGLVESQVMVPEGQEELSQQLNLSAEEIFHLLDLNQDGQLQPHEILTHSRVRDGIWLTPENLREIYAGLKVDQDGNGLLSIEEFGQLSSDAFQRFLYQRGVNRNQLVRNSRHTWLYQGQGAHQVLRDLRNRVTRLTRLPSALVELSEPLQVVRYEQGGHYHAHHDSGPVYPETTCTHTHPTVNSSSPFQTSCRYITVLFYLNTVEEGGETTFPVADNRTYDEVSLIQDNVDLLDTRKHCDKGNLRVKPTMGKAVFWYNYLSDGNGWVGEQDEYALHGGCVVTRGVKWIANNWINVDPDYQRQARYEQLMSQQPEPQDQQHTDTHQDL